From the genome of Pirellulales bacterium:
CAGACCTGCACGAGTTGGATCCGCCGTTGGCAATCTGGCGAGACTCCATTAACGGCATTTGATGCGGAAAATGGTCCATTTTTGGACGGCTTGAGCGGCCTGCTGCAAAAATTTTGACATTTCCTGCAAAAAATTGGGCCACCGGTTGGTTTACTAATAGTTAGTCGGCCTGCCCGATGACCTAGCCGATATTGGGGCTGCACGAGGGGGGAACCCGCATTGTGAGTTCTTTGAGCAACGAAACGTCGGCGCACGAAGAGTTTGTCGCATTGCTTTCGCGGCATTCGCGACGAATTTACGGCTTCATCATGGCTCTCGTGGTGTACCAGCAGGACGCCGACGAAGTGTTTCAAAACACAAGTCTGGCTTTGTGGAGAAAGCACGGAGATTTTGCGTCAGGTACGAGTTTTTGGGCCTGGGCCTGTCAGATTGCCTATTACGAAGTCCTCCGGTTTCGCGAAAAGAGCAACCGGGCCAAGGCGTTCTCCGGCGAGCTTTTGCCGCTGTTGGCCTCGTCCTTGCTGGCTCGCGAAGAGCAAGTCACGATGCTCGAGCAGTCGCTCCACGATTGTCTGGACCGACTGAAAGAGCCCGACCGTTTG
Proteins encoded in this window:
- a CDS encoding sigma-70 family RNA polymerase sigma factor is translated as MSSLSNETSAHEEFVALLSRHSRRIYGFIMALVVYQQDADEVFQNTSLALWRKHGDFASGTSFWAWACQIAYYEVLRFREKSNRAKAFSGELLPLLASSLLAREEQVTMLEQSLHDCLDRLKEPDRLMVELRYFHERSPKQIARSQSRSVHSIYRALSRIHDQLLQCLHQANGVEGVP